A window of Chthoniobacterales bacterium contains these coding sequences:
- a CDS encoding methyltransferase domain-containing protein — MDRAGVWLSQRAISRHLPKRANLRVLELGCGYRATQLVAMAPYLEAGVGVDFRLAPELAGLEKFAFHQGTIEETLPKLTAESFDVVMLISVLEHLRDPLLVIESCLGLLKPAGVLLINVPTWLGKGFLEFSAFRLGWSSKTEMEDHKMYYDKRDLWPLLVRAGFKPSSIHLHYHKFRLNLFAVARREDV; from the coding sequence TTGGACCGAGCCGGGGTCTGGCTGTCTCAACGCGCGATCTCGCGTCACCTGCCAAAGCGCGCGAACCTGAGAGTGCTGGAATTGGGTTGCGGATACCGTGCCACGCAACTGGTGGCGATGGCTCCGTATCTGGAGGCCGGTGTCGGCGTGGACTTCCGCCTCGCGCCGGAGCTGGCCGGGCTGGAGAAATTCGCCTTCCATCAGGGAACAATCGAAGAAACTCTGCCGAAGCTGACAGCAGAGAGTTTCGACGTGGTGATGCTTATCTCGGTCCTGGAGCACTTGCGCGATCCCCTCCTGGTTATCGAGTCGTGCCTTGGCTTGCTCAAGCCGGCGGGGGTGCTTCTTATTAATGTCCCGACGTGGCTGGGTAAGGGTTTCCTGGAGTTTTCCGCCTTCCGACTGGGCTGGAGTTCAAAGACCGAAATGGAGGACCATAAAATGTATTACGACAAACGCGATCTCTGGCCCTTGCTAGTGCGGGCCGGGTTCAAACCGAGCTCCATCCACCTGCATTATCACAAGTTTCGCCTTAACCTCTTTGCCGTGGCCCGGCGCGAAGATGTCTAG
- a CDS encoding NAD-dependent epimerase/dehydratase family protein, producing the protein MKSEFNGARVLITGGLGFIGSNLARRLESFGAVITVVDSLIPDYGGNLHNIEGLQDRIQVNVSDVRDTHSLRYLVQGKDYLFNLAGQTSHLDSMRNPMPDLEINCQAQLSILETCRAYNPKIKIVFASTRQIYGRPNHLPVTESHPINPVDVNGINKMAGEKYHLLYSDLYGIPATALRLTNTIGPRMRIKDARQTFVGLWVRQLIEDKPIEVWGGKQLRDFTDVEDAVDAFLLAAANPSTSGQVYNLGGPEVLDLESLAKLMVEINGSGEYAIREFPTDRRAIDIGDYYGDFSKIRTELGWTPQRKLRDTLESTLRYFREAMPHYL; encoded by the coding sequence ATGAAGAGCGAGTTTAACGGAGCGCGCGTCCTGATAACGGGAGGCCTCGGCTTTATCGGTTCGAATCTTGCCCGGCGTCTGGAGAGCTTTGGCGCCGTCATCACGGTGGTGGACAGCCTGATTCCGGATTACGGCGGCAATCTCCACAACATCGAAGGCTTGCAGGACCGCATTCAGGTCAACGTCTCGGACGTCCGCGACACCCATAGCCTGCGCTACCTCGTCCAAGGCAAGGACTACTTGTTTAACCTGGCCGGGCAAACCAGCCATCTCGATTCGATGCGCAATCCCATGCCCGATTTGGAGATCAATTGCCAGGCGCAGCTTTCGATTCTCGAAACCTGCCGCGCTTACAATCCTAAAATCAAAATCGTCTTTGCCAGCACGCGTCAGATTTACGGACGGCCCAATCACCTTCCGGTGACCGAGAGTCACCCAATCAATCCGGTGGATGTGAATGGGATCAACAAGATGGCCGGAGAAAAATATCATCTTCTTTACAGCGACCTTTACGGAATTCCCGCTACGGCGTTGCGCCTGACCAATACGATCGGGCCACGAATGCGGATCAAGGATGCCCGGCAGACCTTCGTTGGTCTTTGGGTGCGGCAGCTAATCGAAGACAAGCCGATCGAAGTCTGGGGCGGCAAGCAACTCCGCGACTTTACCGACGTCGAAGATGCGGTGGACGCTTTTCTTCTGGCCGCGGCGAACCCTTCTACCAGCGGCCAGGTCTATAATCTGGGCGGCCCCGAAGTTCTCGATCTCGAAAGCCTGGCGAAGTTGATGGTCGAGATTAATGGTTCTGGCGAATACGCGATTCGCGAGTTCCCAACGGATCGACGCGCGATCGACATCGGCGATTACTACGGCGATTTCTCGAAGATCCGGACCGAACTGGGCTGGACACCGCAACGAAAGTTGCGCGACACCCTCGAGTCTACTTTGCGTTACTTCCGGGAGGCAATGCCTCACTACTTGTAG
- a CDS encoding HAD family hydrolase, protein MGEHEVKKRAVFLDRDGVLNRPVVRDGLSFPPARLDDFELYPDAVEGCEKLKDAGFLLIVVTNQPDVGRGTQTREVVEAIHAKLRTLLPSLDGIEVCFHGGATHGDPCDCRKPAPGMLQRAAAAHGIDLKRSFLIGDRWRDVDCAHAAGCRAIFIDHGYREALRQTPEFTVANFRDAVLAVLQAANA, encoded by the coding sequence ATGGGAGAGCACGAAGTAAAAAAACGCGCGGTCTTTCTGGACCGGGACGGAGTGCTCAATCGGCCGGTGGTCCGCGACGGACTTTCCTTTCCACCGGCGCGGCTCGATGATTTCGAGCTCTATCCGGACGCGGTTGAGGGTTGTGAAAAGCTTAAGGACGCCGGCTTCCTCCTCATCGTGGTGACCAACCAACCCGATGTGGGGCGCGGCACGCAGACGCGAGAGGTCGTTGAAGCAATCCATGCGAAACTGCGCACCCTCCTTCCCTCACTCGATGGGATCGAAGTTTGTTTCCACGGCGGCGCGACTCATGGCGATCCGTGCGATTGCCGGAAGCCCGCGCCCGGCATGCTGCAACGCGCAGCCGCAGCTCATGGAATCGATTTGAAACGAAGCTTCCTTATCGGTGATCGCTGGCGCGACGTCGATTGCGCCCACGCGGCCGGCTGTCGCGCGATCTTTATTGACCACGGCTATCGTGAAGCCCTGCGGCAGACGCCGGAGTTTACGGTGGCGAACTTCAGGGACGCAGTCCTCGCGGTCTTGCAGGCAGCGAATGCCTGA
- a CDS encoding nucleotidyltransferase family protein — protein MSAPDRSSLADWPVAILAGGLATRLRPVTEKIPKALVSVADQPFLAHQLRLLRSAGIRKVILCVGYLGEMIESEFGDGGSFGMELSYSFDGPTLLGTGGALKNALPLAGEKFLVLYGDSYLPIDYAAPIGAFAASGKLGLMTVFQNANRWDSSNVWFEAGEIKSYDKENRTPEMKYIDYGLGILRAEALAPWPNDRPFDLAEVYQDLIGRRELAGFEVGQRFYEAGSREGLAELDAMLRGQQLSVTL, from the coding sequence ATGAGCGCGCCGGATAGGTCGAGCCTGGCGGACTGGCCGGTCGCCATTCTGGCTGGCGGGCTGGCGACCCGATTGAGGCCGGTGACAGAGAAAATTCCGAAAGCTCTCGTCTCGGTGGCTGACCAGCCCTTCCTCGCGCATCAATTGCGGCTGTTGCGGAGCGCCGGAATTCGGAAAGTCATCCTCTGTGTCGGTTACCTCGGAGAGATGATCGAGTCGGAGTTTGGCGATGGAGGCAGCTTCGGAATGGAATTATCCTACTCGTTTGACGGGCCCACTTTGCTCGGCACCGGCGGCGCCCTGAAAAACGCGCTTCCGCTGGCCGGCGAGAAATTCCTCGTCTTATATGGCGATTCCTATTTGCCGATTGATTATGCGGCGCCGATCGGGGCGTTTGCCGCCAGCGGAAAACTGGGTTTGATGACGGTATTCCAAAACGCCAACCGCTGGGACTCGAGCAACGTTTGGTTCGAGGCCGGGGAAATCAAAAGCTACGACAAGGAAAACCGCACGCCCGAGATGAAATATATCGATTACGGACTGGGAATCCTGAGAGCCGAAGCTCTCGCGCCCTGGCCTAACGACAGGCCTTTCGACCTCGCGGAGGTCTACCAGGATTTAATCGGCCGGAGGGAGCTCGCCGGCTTCGAGGTCGGGCAGCGTTTTTATGAGGCCGGCTCCCGGGAAGGACTCGCCGAGCTTGACGCCATGCTTCGCGGCCAGCAACTCTCCGTCACCTTATGA
- the rfbF gene encoding glucose-1-phosphate cytidylyltransferase: protein MKVVILCGGKGTRLQTETEFRPKPMLPIGDRPILWHIMKTYSHHGFNEFVLCLGYKGEMIKEYFRNYLWNTCDTTLHLGQDPKAEFHTRHAEEDWQVTLADTGEDSPTGDRVSQIRKYVDPDDTFLLTYGDGVGNIDIPASIKFHHEKGKICTVTAVHPPGRFGELSLNDDSTVCGFNEKPQTESGYINGGYMVCSTSLFRYLEGPPGLILEEEPLQKLAAEGQMAAYKHETFWQPMDTYREFLLLNNLWNGGNAPWKVW, encoded by the coding sequence ATGAAAGTAGTTATCCTTTGCGGCGGCAAGGGAACCCGTCTCCAGACCGAAACGGAGTTCCGTCCAAAACCGATGCTGCCCATCGGCGATCGCCCTATCCTCTGGCATATCATGAAGACCTACTCTCATCACGGTTTCAACGAGTTTGTCCTTTGCCTCGGATACAAGGGCGAGATGATTAAGGAGTATTTCCGGAACTATCTCTGGAACACGTGCGACACGACTCTTCATCTCGGACAGGATCCCAAAGCGGAGTTTCACACCAGGCATGCGGAGGAAGACTGGCAAGTTACGCTGGCCGATACGGGCGAGGATTCACCGACCGGAGACCGGGTGTCTCAAATCCGGAAATACGTGGACCCTGATGACACGTTTCTTCTCACTTACGGCGACGGTGTTGGAAACATCGACATCCCGGCATCAATCAAATTTCATCACGAGAAGGGAAAAATTTGCACGGTAACCGCGGTGCATCCCCCGGGGAGGTTTGGCGAGCTGAGTTTGAACGACGATTCAACGGTCTGCGGCTTTAACGAAAAGCCCCAGACCGAGAGCGGATATATCAATGGCGGCTACATGGTTTGCAGCACATCGCTCTTTCGATACTTGGAAGGACCGCCAGGCCTGATCCTGGAAGAGGAACCGCTCCAAAAGCTCGCGGCGGAAGGTCAAATGGCAGCTTACAAGCATGAGACCTTCTGGCAACCGATGGATACTTATCGGGAGTTTCTTTTGCTGAACAACCTTTGGAACGGAGGCAACGCTCCGTGGAAGGTTTGGTAG
- a CDS encoding NAD-dependent epimerase/dehydratase family protein: MPANFSEWKRVFVSGGAGFIGSHLVRSLLERDRTERVVIFDNFTSGQQSYVAEACRDPRVEVVRADLKELGAVSAAMAGCDTVFHLAANPDIAKAVTQPDIDFWEGTYLTQNVLEAMRTNRVRKILYTSGSGVYGENPSVAFREDYGPAIPISTYGASKLACEGLIASYCHMFELTGRAFRFANVVGGRQTHGVGYDFVRRLQADPARLRILGDGTQRKSYIHVEDVLAAIRLADEHTTRSYDVFNVATDDYITVREIADLAVEVSGIAPGTTSYEFTGGDRGWKGDVPVVRFDCSKIKSLGWQARRTSAEAVTAAMRAMLEELRHG, translated from the coding sequence GTGCCGGCCAATTTTAGTGAATGGAAGAGAGTCTTTGTTTCCGGCGGCGCCGGCTTCATCGGGAGCCATCTGGTTCGATCATTATTGGAACGCGATCGGACTGAACGCGTGGTTATCTTCGACAACTTTACGTCAGGCCAGCAATCGTATGTCGCGGAGGCCTGTCGGGACCCGCGGGTTGAAGTGGTTAGGGCCGACCTCAAGGAACTCGGCGCGGTGAGCGCCGCGATGGCCGGCTGTGACACGGTGTTCCATTTGGCCGCAAATCCCGATATCGCGAAGGCAGTCACCCAGCCGGACATCGATTTCTGGGAGGGAACTTATCTCACTCAGAATGTCCTCGAGGCGATGCGAACGAACCGCGTTCGCAAGATTCTGTACACGTCCGGCAGCGGTGTGTATGGCGAAAATCCGAGCGTTGCTTTCAGGGAAGATTACGGGCCGGCGATCCCGATTTCGACCTATGGCGCGAGCAAACTCGCCTGCGAAGGGCTGATCGCATCCTATTGCCATATGTTCGAGTTAACGGGAAGGGCCTTCCGTTTTGCCAATGTGGTGGGCGGGCGTCAGACCCATGGCGTCGGGTATGATTTTGTCCGCCGCTTGCAAGCCGACCCGGCGCGGCTACGCATCCTGGGCGACGGCACCCAACGAAAAAGCTACATCCATGTGGAGGACGTCCTCGCCGCTATTCGCCTCGCCGACGAGCACACGACCCGGTCATATGATGTCTTCAACGTAGCGACCGACGACTACATTACGGTCCGCGAGATCGCTGATCTCGCCGTTGAAGTCAGCGGAATTGCACCGGGGACAACGAGCTACGAATTCACGGGCGGCGATCGCGGCTGGAAGGGCGATGTTCCAGTGGTTCGCTTCGATTGCTCGAAAATCAAGAGCCTCGGATGGCAGGCCCGGCGAACCTCGGCCGAAGCAGTCACCGCGGCGATGAGAGCCATGCTCGAGGAACTGCGGCATGGCTGA
- a CDS encoding glycosyltransferase family 2 protein, translating to MAEEIPVIEHCLPVNSEPGPVEVSIVVPALNEEITAGEFVDWCKQGLERAGVKGQILIVDSSTDKTPEIVLAHGGEVLRTPKRGLGRAYIDAARYIRGKWIIMGDADLTYDFRELTPFVEAFRNGAEFVMGSRFRGSIEKGAMPGLHRYFGTPFTTWILNRIYGSRYSDIHCGMRGLTRAALERIDLKSQSWEYASEMVLKAARLKLRIAEVPVKFYKDREGRFSHHRRMGWLSPWIAGWLNLKVMLVYTPDSFLLRPGVVLTLIGAFIAIALSKGPVTVGGVGFSLYWMLLGVTFVTLGYSSIQIGVLARVMHGLRPQSLRRLRQILTYDRGMLLAGSCVFLGAVLLSILIYHYLTSEFMLFEISHPAIFGLLLIIVGFQTFCFTLLLEMAQRVAPEQKL from the coding sequence ATGGCTGAAGAGATTCCGGTCATTGAGCACTGCCTCCCGGTGAATTCAGAGCCGGGGCCCGTCGAAGTGAGCATCGTCGTCCCGGCCTTGAATGAAGAGATCACGGCAGGCGAATTTGTGGACTGGTGTAAACAGGGCCTGGAACGAGCGGGCGTGAAAGGCCAGATTCTGATCGTAGATAGCTCCACCGACAAGACACCGGAGATCGTTCTTGCGCATGGAGGAGAAGTCCTCCGCACTCCAAAGCGTGGCCTGGGCCGCGCTTACATCGACGCGGCCCGCTACATTCGGGGAAAGTGGATCATTATGGGTGACGCCGACCTCACCTATGATTTCCGCGAGCTCACCCCTTTCGTGGAAGCTTTTCGGAACGGCGCCGAGTTTGTCATGGGGAGCCGGTTTCGGGGCAGCATCGAGAAAGGAGCGATGCCGGGATTACACCGGTATTTTGGCACCCCTTTCACGACCTGGATTTTGAACCGGATCTACGGGAGTCGTTATTCGGACATCCATTGCGGGATGCGGGGCTTGACGCGAGCGGCCCTGGAACGAATCGATCTGAAGTCGCAGTCGTGGGAGTACGCCAGCGAGATGGTTCTAAAAGCGGCCCGCCTGAAGCTGAGGATCGCTGAGGTCCCGGTAAAATTCTACAAGGACAGAGAAGGGCGATTCAGTCATCATCGGCGGATGGGCTGGCTTTCGCCCTGGATTGCTGGCTGGCTGAATCTCAAAGTCATGCTGGTTTACACTCCCGACTCCTTCTTGCTTAGGCCGGGCGTTGTTCTTACCCTGATCGGCGCCTTCATCGCCATCGCCTTGTCCAAGGGGCCTGTCACGGTCGGTGGCGTTGGCTTTAGTCTCTACTGGATGCTGCTGGGAGTAACCTTTGTAACTCTGGGTTATAGCTCGATTCAAATCGGCGTGCTGGCGCGCGTCATGCACGGACTGCGCCCGCAGTCACTCCGACGCCTTCGCCAGATTCTGACTTACGATCGCGGTATGCTTCTGGCCGGGAGTTGTGTCTTTCTGGGAGCTGTCCTTCTCAGTATCCTGATCTATCACTATCTGACTTCTGAATTCATGCTGTTTGAAATCTCGCATCCGGCCATTTTTGGATTGCTCCTGATTATCGTCGGGTTCCAAACTTTTTGCTTTACCCTCTTACTGGAGATGGCGCAACGAGTGGCGCCAGAGCAGAAGCTTTGA
- a CDS encoding SIS domain-containing protein, with translation MSYSEQHLRETAEVVAGLDAALCEKAVELLASVRARGGRLFILGVGGSAANASHAVNDFRKIAGMECYAPTDNVSELTARTNDEGWSTVFVEWLKGSRLNGKDALLVFSVGGGDVERNVSPNLVAALQLAKERESAILGIVGRDGGFTAKVADVCIIIPTVNPMNTTPHAEAFQAVVWHLFVSHPALKAAQTKWESTK, from the coding sequence ATGAGCTATTCCGAACAACATCTTCGCGAAACCGCCGAAGTGGTCGCGGGGCTCGATGCTGCGCTTTGTGAAAAAGCCGTCGAGCTTCTGGCCAGCGTGCGAGCTCGCGGCGGCCGGCTCTTCATTTTGGGCGTTGGCGGCAGCGCCGCGAACGCTTCCCACGCGGTGAACGATTTTCGCAAGATCGCCGGCATGGAATGCTACGCCCCGACCGATAACGTTTCCGAGCTCACCGCGCGCACGAACGACGAAGGCTGGAGCACGGTTTTCGTGGAATGGCTGAAAGGCAGCCGCCTGAACGGGAAAGATGCGCTGCTCGTCTTCTCGGTCGGCGGCGGCGACGTGGAAAGAAATGTCAGCCCGAATCTGGTCGCGGCCTTGCAGCTGGCGAAGGAACGGGAGAGCGCCATTCTTGGAATTGTCGGCCGGGACGGCGGCTTCACCGCGAAGGTTGCGGATGTCTGCATCATCATTCCGACCGTGAACCCAATGAATACCACGCCTCACGCCGAGGCATTTCAAGCCGTCGTCTGGCACCTCTTCGTTTCGCATCCCGCGCTTAAGGCGGCACAGACGAAATGGGAGAGCACGAAGTAA
- a CDS encoding class I SAM-dependent methyltransferase: MPETLEEIARRICANADFTAKPVTFYAIYDRYFSGLSDRAITLLELGVYTGESLKVWASYFRHGTIIGVDIEESAADFSGYPNIVFELGDQANQDRLREILRIHAADGVDIIVDDASHIGLNSLASYEILFPYLKPGGLYIIED, translated from the coding sequence ATGCCGGAGACCCTCGAAGAGATTGCGAGGCGCATCTGCGCCAATGCCGACTTTACTGCCAAGCCGGTCACGTTTTATGCAATCTACGATCGATATTTCAGCGGGTTATCTGATCGGGCGATAACGCTATTAGAGCTTGGCGTTTATACAGGAGAATCGCTCAAGGTTTGGGCTTCTTATTTCCGCCATGGGACTATCATTGGGGTCGACATCGAGGAGAGCGCAGCAGATTTTTCTGGTTACCCGAACATCGTTTTTGAGCTTGGAGATCAAGCTAACCAGGATCGCTTGAGGGAAATCCTTCGTATTCATGCGGCGGATGGGGTCGACATCATCGTCGACGACGCGTCGCACATTGGACTTAACAGCCTGGCCTCTTACGAAATCCTCTTCCCGTATTTGAAGCCGGGCGGCCTTTACATCATTGAAGACTAG
- a CDS encoding class I SAM-dependent methyltransferase, with product MSSQSPVSPDDWDAHWKHYAASAAENPAQRMRHEIIARLLCEDAGKGAMSVFDLGSGQGDLVQKLAPLLPEARFVGAELSESGVAISQRKVPGATFLVADIFRPPSELNQFSGWATHAVCSEVLEHVDDPVAFLERAGTYLAAKARLIVTVPGGPMSAFDRHIGHRQHFDRSKIRSVLERAGYSVERTYLSGFPFFNLYRLMVIARGERLAQDVESAGAWRSSGPASAAMKLFRVLFHANLLDSPFGWQVVATARKTSS from the coding sequence ATGTCTAGCCAATCGCCTGTTTCACCGGACGATTGGGACGCGCACTGGAAACATTACGCCGCGTCCGCCGCCGAAAACCCGGCGCAGCGGATGCGCCATGAAATTATCGCAAGACTGCTCTGTGAAGATGCCGGCAAAGGCGCGATGTCCGTTTTCGACCTCGGCAGCGGCCAGGGCGATCTCGTTCAAAAGCTCGCCCCATTACTCCCCGAGGCGCGATTTGTGGGTGCGGAGCTCAGTGAAAGCGGCGTCGCTATTTCTCAACGAAAGGTTCCGGGCGCGACCTTTCTGGTGGCTGATATTTTTCGGCCGCCCTCCGAGTTAAACCAATTTTCCGGCTGGGCGACGCACGCGGTTTGTTCCGAGGTGCTGGAGCATGTGGACGATCCAGTCGCGTTCCTGGAGCGCGCCGGGACATATCTGGCGGCGAAGGCGCGACTGATTGTCACCGTGCCGGGAGGTCCCATGTCGGCGTTCGACCGGCATATCGGGCATCGCCAGCATTTCGATCGCAGCAAGATTCGATCTGTCCTGGAGCGAGCAGGCTACTCCGTTGAGCGGACCTACCTGTCAGGGTTTCCATTCTTTAATCTCTATCGGCTGATGGTCATCGCGCGCGGCGAGCGCCTCGCGCAGGATGTCGAGTCGGCCGGCGCCTGGAGGTCGTCGGGCCCCGCGAGCGCTGCGATGAAACTGTTTCGGGTTCTTTTTCATGCTAATCTTCTCGACTCACCTTTTGGCTGGCAGGTAGTAGCTACGGCTCGGAAAACTTCCTCATGA
- a CDS encoding glycosyltransferase family 4 protein, whose protein sequence is MKTLALFTPYELIAGGGTRYILGIAEAFRNTYQVYLVTPMAMPVAAIAAVGPELGIWADHIIPTSWEDAHTRALGRPFNYAVAFGNEPLPQVPGIADRNFFVCQFPFPMQLNDLAIRLIYLSHCESIVVYSEYAKAHLSARLAELSAPAKPIQIIHPAADLISPEREVNQREPKSILSVGRFFDVGSKCQDALIEAFRELDGQGWSLHLAGAIYQGETRYAMYDKCLRLAEGLSVKFYPNASRAEIGRLYSECLCYWHGAGIGADPLTEPEKFEHFGITVVEAMAAGCLPLVLAQGGPSEIVTSGHDGWTFETTAELTERTLHLASLPESRLEEMRARGQERARAFSTDVFQAKWRALLS, encoded by the coding sequence ATGAAAACGTTAGCCCTGTTCACACCCTACGAGCTTATCGCTGGGGGCGGAACTCGCTACATTCTCGGGATCGCCGAGGCTTTTCGGAATACCTATCAAGTTTACCTTGTTACTCCTATGGCAATGCCAGTTGCGGCCATTGCCGCGGTAGGCCCCGAGTTGGGGATCTGGGCCGATCACATTATTCCGACATCCTGGGAAGACGCTCACACTCGCGCTCTAGGCAGACCTTTTAACTACGCGGTCGCGTTCGGGAACGAACCGCTGCCCCAGGTACCTGGGATAGCGGACCGGAATTTCTTCGTCTGCCAGTTCCCTTTCCCGATGCAGCTCAACGATCTCGCGATAAGACTCATCTACCTTTCCCATTGCGAAAGTATTGTCGTCTACTCGGAATACGCGAAAGCGCATCTGAGCGCCCGCCTGGCGGAACTCTCCGCCCCGGCCAAACCGATCCAGATAATCCATCCGGCCGCTGACCTTATCTCGCCGGAGCGAGAGGTGAATCAAAGAGAGCCCAAGTCTATCCTCTCCGTGGGCCGTTTTTTCGATGTGGGCAGCAAATGCCAGGACGCACTGATCGAGGCGTTTCGAGAATTAGACGGCCAGGGATGGTCGCTCCATCTGGCTGGAGCAATTTATCAAGGCGAGACGCGTTACGCGATGTATGACAAATGCCTCCGCCTCGCGGAGGGATTGTCCGTCAAATTTTACCCGAACGCGTCGCGGGCTGAGATTGGCCGGCTCTATTCCGAATGCCTTTGTTACTGGCACGGAGCGGGAATCGGAGCTGACCCGCTAACGGAACCGGAAAAATTCGAGCATTTCGGAATCACCGTGGTCGAGGCGATGGCGGCGGGCTGCCTACCCTTGGTTCTTGCCCAAGGGGGACCGTCGGAAATAGTCACTTCCGGGCACGATGGCTGGACGTTTGAGACAACTGCTGAATTAACCGAGCGGACCTTGCACTTGGCGTCCCTGCCTGAGTCGCGATTGGAGGAAATGCGCGCCCGGGGACAAGAGCGGGCGCGGGCTTTTTCCACCGATGTTTTCCAGGCGAAATGGCGAGCTCTATTATCCTGA
- a CDS encoding galactokinase, with the protein MIITRSPLRISLGGGGTDLPSYYKEHSGFLIAAAIDKYVYINVHRRFVEGFLLKYSHLEEADAIDEIKHPIIREALKLVNIQERNLEITSMADIPAGTGLGSSGSFTTALLKAFHALRKDLVHPAELAEQACCIELEKLGEPIGKQDQYIAAFGGITCFRFLPDGRVEAAPLKISEETLYNLEDNLLLFFTGYSRAASAILQEQDVRSKQADPVMTENLHFTKELGKQSQVALEAGDLEEFARLMDVHWQRKKERSKGMSNTDINAWYDCAMANGALGGKLIGAGGGGFLMFYAGDKIRLRHAMRDKGLTEVRFRFDFEGTRILNQ; encoded by the coding sequence ATGATCATTACCCGCTCGCCTCTTCGAATCTCGCTTGGCGGCGGGGGCACCGATCTGCCTTCGTATTATAAAGAGCACTCCGGGTTCCTGATTGCGGCCGCGATCGACAAGTACGTCTATATCAACGTCCACCGCCGGTTCGTAGAAGGTTTTCTGCTCAAGTACTCCCACCTGGAAGAGGCCGATGCCATCGATGAAATCAAACATCCTATTATCCGGGAGGCGCTCAAGCTGGTTAACATCCAGGAGCGCAACCTCGAGATCACAAGCATGGCTGATATCCCCGCGGGAACCGGGCTGGGCTCATCGGGCAGCTTTACGACCGCGTTGCTCAAAGCCTTTCATGCTTTAAGGAAGGATCTGGTGCATCCAGCCGAGCTGGCGGAGCAAGCCTGCTGCATCGAGCTGGAGAAACTGGGCGAACCGATCGGAAAGCAGGACCAGTATATCGCGGCCTTTGGCGGGATCACCTGCTTTCGCTTTCTCCCGGATGGCCGGGTGGAAGCCGCGCCTCTGAAGATTTCGGAGGAGACTTTGTACAACCTCGAGGACAATCTCCTGCTCTTCTTTACCGGATACTCGCGAGCCGCCTCCGCCATTCTCCAGGAACAGGATGTCCGAAGTAAACAGGCCGATCCGGTGATGACCGAGAACCTTCACTTTACCAAGGAACTCGGGAAGCAAAGCCAGGTAGCCCTGGAAGCAGGCGATCTGGAGGAGTTCGCGCGCCTTATGGATGTCCACTGGCAGCGAAAGAAGGAGCGCTCGAAGGGGATGAGTAACACCGACATCAACGCCTGGTACGATTGCGCCATGGCCAACGGCGCGCTGGGCGGGAAGCTCATCGGCGCGGGTGGCGGCGGCTTCCTGATGTTTTATGCCGGCGACAAAATCAGGCTCCGGCATGCCATGCGCGACAAGGGTCTCACTGAAGTGCGCTTCCGTTTCGATTTTGAAGGAACGCGGATCCTTAATCAATGA